One Mesotoga infera genomic region harbors:
- a CDS encoding macro domain-containing protein, protein MKSFILEEGRVVQLEISDITEQEVDIIVNASNGYLRHGGGVAGALVRAGGKEIQFESDAYVRENGPLEIGEVAVTGAGSLHAKKIIHVFGPQYGELNLEEKLCSSFEHVLKRAAEMEAVTLATPAISTGIFGVPVSICANQFLKAVGDHFSKSGSSSLKLIKMCLLDKKAYDEFLSIALDYFSSVE, encoded by the coding sequence ATGAAGAGTTTCATTCTCGAAGAGGGAAGAGTCGTTCAGCTTGAGATTTCCGATATTACTGAACAGGAAGTTGATATCATTGTCAATGCATCAAACGGTTACTTGAGGCACGGTGGAGGCGTGGCCGGTGCGCTTGTACGGGCTGGTGGAAAAGAGATACAGTTTGAGAGCGACGCCTATGTTCGCGAGAACGGTCCTCTGGAGATTGGCGAAGTCGCCGTTACAGGAGCCGGATCTCTTCATGCAAAGAAGATAATCCACGTATTCGGCCCGCAATATGGCGAGCTCAATCTCGAGGAAAAGCTCTGCTCTTCGTTTGAACACGTATTGAAAAGAGCTGCCGAAATGGAAGCCGTTACGCTTGCCACTCCGGCAATTTCTACAGGGATTTTCGGGGTTCCGGTATCTATTTGTGCAAATCAGTTTCTTAAAGCCGTTGGTGATCATTTTTCCAAGAGTGGATCCTCTTCTCTGAAACTAATCAAGATGTGCCTGCTGGATAAGAAGGCTTA